In a single window of the Govania unica genome:
- a CDS encoding SspB family protein, which translates to MTEQRIPYDEMVQNALLGVVRKVMQDTAKFGLSGAHHFYIAFRTDHPGVDIPAFLKERYKDEMTIVLQNQFWDLKVEEEFFQVGLSFNRKPAILHIPFAAVTGFLDPSVEFGLQFQRQRPEDKADDEADALGLESDGVHKISADTTAPNDAGPASGEANVVALDAFRKKK; encoded by the coding sequence ATGACGGAACAGCGCATACCCTATGACGAGATGGTGCAAAACGCGCTACTCGGTGTCGTGCGCAAAGTCATGCAAGATACGGCGAAGTTTGGCCTTTCGGGCGCCCATCATTTTTACATCGCCTTTCGCACCGACCATCCGGGCGTCGATATCCCGGCTTTCCTCAAGGAACGTTATAAGGACGAAATGACCATCGTCCTGCAGAATCAGTTCTGGGATCTCAAGGTCGAGGAAGAGTTCTTTCAGGTCGGCCTGAGCTTCAACCGCAAACCGGCGATCCTGCATATCCCGTTTGCCGCTGTGACCGGTTTCCTCGATCCTTCGGTCGAATTCGGCCTGCAGTTCCAGCGTCAACGCCCGGAAGACAAGGCGGATGACGAGGCGGACGCACTCGGCCTCGAGTCGGATGGCGTGCATAAAATCAGCGCCGATACCACCGCCCCCAATGATGCGGGCCCCGCATCTGGCGAAGCAAACGTCGTTGCACTGGACGCCTTCCGCAAAAAAAAGTAA
- a CDS encoding NADPH:quinone oxidoreductase family protein, whose amino-acid sequence MKAILCQSFSEPEALVYAEVPSPVLGVGQVRIGVHASGVNFPDTLIIRGKYQFKPPFPFSPGGEAAGVVLEVGAGVTAVNVGDRVAATAISGGYAEEMLVSQAEVTKLPGNMSFVQAAGLLVTYGTSYHALVDRANIQPGETLLVLGAAGGVGLAAVQIGKALGARVIAVASTDDKLALARENGADEAINYSTEDLKERVRALTNGQGADVIYDAVGGKATDAVMSAINWKGRLLVVGFASGDIPSVALNRVLLKGCDILGVFWGAHVAREPEKSAANTAALMRLFEDGKITPIVSSTYPLRDAAKAMRDIENRKAKGKIVLVTDREQA is encoded by the coding sequence ATGAAAGCCATACTCTGCCAGTCGTTTAGCGAACCCGAAGCCCTGGTTTATGCCGAGGTGCCGTCGCCGGTCCTTGGCGTGGGTCAGGTGCGCATCGGCGTTCATGCGTCAGGCGTCAATTTCCCGGACACCCTGATTATCCGCGGTAAATACCAGTTCAAACCGCCGTTTCCGTTCTCACCCGGCGGAGAAGCCGCGGGCGTTGTGCTTGAGGTCGGGGCAGGTGTAACAGCTGTGAACGTCGGTGACCGTGTGGCCGCCACGGCGATTTCGGGCGGTTATGCCGAGGAAATGCTGGTGTCGCAGGCGGAAGTCACAAAGCTTCCCGGTAACATGAGTTTTGTGCAGGCGGCAGGGCTCCTTGTCACCTATGGCACGAGCTATCACGCGCTGGTGGACCGCGCCAATATTCAGCCGGGTGAAACGCTTCTGGTGTTAGGTGCGGCAGGCGGCGTCGGTCTGGCCGCCGTGCAGATCGGCAAAGCGCTTGGGGCGCGGGTGATCGCGGTGGCCTCCACCGACGACAAACTCGCCCTCGCGCGCGAGAACGGCGCTGATGAAGCCATCAATTACAGCACCGAGGATTTGAAGGAACGTGTGCGTGCGCTCACCAATGGTCAGGGCGCGGACGTGATTTATGACGCCGTAGGCGGCAAGGCCACGGACGCCGTCATGAGCGCCATCAACTGGAAAGGCCGTCTGCTGGTGGTCGGCTTCGCGAGCGGCGACATACCGTCGGTCGCCCTCAACCGCGTGCTGCTCAAGGGCTGCGATATTCTCGGCGTATTCTGGGGCGCCCATGTTGCCCGCGAGCCTGAGAAAAGCGCGGCCAACACTGCAGCTCTCATGCGCTTGTTCGAGGACGGCAAGATCACGCCGATCGTCTCCTCAACCTACCCACTGCGCGATGCAGCCAAAGCCATGCGAGACATCGAAAACCGCAAGGCCAAGGGGAAGATCGTCCTGGTCACCGATCGCGAGCAGGCCTGA